A genomic window from Gymnodinialimonas ceratoperidinii includes:
- a CDS encoding nucleoside hydrolase — MTAPLPILIDTDPGLDDAVAILHALSCGGFRVEAMSAVAGNIGIETTTRNIGRLLAAMGQGGIPYAAGAAGPLQGASLNEVAIHGDDGLGGVTLPEPLTAPDPRGGVALLAERLSAAPDGTCTVLALGPLTNLALLRREAPDAYARIGRIIAMGGAIEERGNVGPFAEFNIACDPLAAAEVLAGEVPVTLIPLDVTRRIRATAEDLDRLAAFDTRAATLSADLIRAYFHGNADRASRPLHDPCVMLMALRPELFGVVEMRLAVDLDGDHPGRLTRSETGAPVSAAMEIDAPAALDALWQGLGA, encoded by the coding sequence ATGACCGCGCCCCTGCCGATCCTGATCGACACCGATCCGGGCCTCGACGATGCCGTGGCGATCCTGCACGCGCTCTCCTGCGGCGGCTTCCGTGTTGAGGCGATGAGCGCCGTGGCAGGCAACATCGGGATCGAGACCACCACCCGCAACATCGGCCGCCTGCTGGCCGCAATGGGGCAGGGAGGCATTCCCTATGCCGCCGGTGCGGCCGGTCCGCTGCAAGGCGCGTCCCTCAACGAAGTCGCGATCCACGGCGATGATGGTCTGGGCGGCGTGACCTTGCCCGAACCCCTGACGGCGCCCGATCCGCGGGGCGGGGTGGCGCTTCTGGCCGAGAGGCTCTCCGCCGCGCCTGATGGCACGTGCACCGTATTGGCGCTCGGCCCGCTCACAAATCTTGCGCTTCTGCGCCGCGAGGCACCCGACGCCTACGCCCGGATCGGGCGCATCATCGCCATGGGTGGCGCCATCGAGGAGCGGGGCAACGTCGGCCCCTTCGCTGAGTTCAACATCGCCTGCGATCCGCTGGCCGCCGCCGAGGTCTTAGCGGGCGAGGTGCCTGTCACGCTGATCCCGCTCGACGTGACGCGGCGCATACGGGCCACGGCGGAGGACCTCGACCGGCTCGCCGCTTTCGACACCCGTGCCGCCACCCTCTCGGCCGACCTGATCCGCGCCTATTTCCACGGCAACGCCGACCGCGCCTCGCGGCCCTTGCACGACCCCTGCGTGATGCTCATGGCCTTGCGGCCCGAACTGTTCGGGGTGGTGGAGATGCGGCTGGCTGTGGACCTCGATGGTGACCATCCCGGTCGCCTGACCCGCTCGGAAACCGGCGCGCCGGTCTCCGCGGCGATGGAGATCGACGCCCCCGCCGCGCTCGACGCGCTCTGGCAGGGGCTCGGCGCCTAG
- a CDS encoding phosphoribosyltransferase, producing the protein MSLEPHAFWQRLDAPGTYATAPGTTYAGAYPATLPDGRQMLLPIRDLPDGGAVASLIVNQASFAVEDALADAMAEQWRGDAPEVVIGVPTLGLPLANALARRLGHSRMVPLGTSRKFWYTDALSEPISSITSPGKGKTIYLDPRMVPLLEGRRVLLVDDVVSTGTSLAAVLRLLRKADIVPFGIAVAMEQGTRWRAVLPNPERVRGALRSPLLRETEAGHVVAEEGGSA; encoded by the coding sequence ATGTCCCTGGAACCCCACGCATTCTGGCAGCGCTTGGACGCCCCCGGCACCTATGCGACCGCCCCCGGCACGACCTATGCCGGCGCCTATCCTGCGACGCTGCCCGACGGGCGCCAGATGCTCCTGCCGATCCGTGATCTGCCGGACGGCGGTGCCGTGGCCTCGCTGATCGTGAACCAGGCCTCTTTCGCGGTGGAGGATGCGCTGGCCGATGCAATGGCCGAGCAATGGCGCGGTGACGCGCCGGAGGTGGTGATCGGTGTGCCGACCCTCGGACTGCCGCTGGCCAACGCCCTTGCCCGGCGCCTCGGGCACAGCCGCATGGTGCCGCTCGGCACCTCGCGCAAGTTCTGGTACACCGACGCGCTGTCCGAGCCGATCAGCTCGATCACCTCGCCGGGGAAGGGCAAGACGATCTACCTCGACCCCCGTATGGTGCCGCTTCTGGAAGGACGCCGCGTTCTGCTGGTCGATGATGTGGTGAGCACGGGGACCTCCCTCGCGGCGGTTCTGAGGTTGCTGCGGAAAGCCGATATCGTGCCCTTCGGCATTGCAGTCGCGATGGAGCAGGGGACGCGCTGGCGCGCGGTCCTGCCGAACCCGGAACGCGTGCGCGGTGCGCTACGCTCGCCCCTCCTGCGCGAAACGGAAGCGGGCCATGTGGTGGCGGAGGAGGGCGGGTCGGCTTGA
- a CDS encoding ABC transporter permease, producing MKTLAGWILSSPATLAVSLFLIIPVAATISVTFTAPGGTFAPYVDFFSSGFQRTVLWRTFEIAAITTVISLILGLLTAYVVSRSAPWMKSVLIVLAVFPLLTGVVVRSFAWLIILGRNGVLNNSLEWLGVIERPLSLLYTQTSVVLALIYIFIPLMILVLIGVLENIPDDLLQASASLGASPTRTFVQVVLPLATPGLIVGAVLVFTASFTSYATPHLLGGTRQMTMGTFLHQRAMTSFDWTSASTVAAIMVVVIVTTVLVMTRLAKRLNPMAS from the coding sequence ATGAAAACCCTCGCAGGCTGGATCCTGTCGTCCCCCGCGACCCTCGCGGTGTCGCTGTTCCTGATCATCCCGGTTGCCGCCACGATCTCGGTTACCTTCACCGCGCCCGGCGGCACCTTCGCGCCCTACGTGGATTTCTTCTCCTCCGGCTTCCAGCGCACCGTGCTGTGGCGCACCTTCGAGATCGCGGCGATCACCACGGTGATCTCCCTGATCCTCGGGCTGCTGACGGCCTATGTCGTCTCGCGCAGCGCGCCGTGGATGAAGTCGGTGCTGATCGTGCTGGCGGTCTTCCCGCTTCTGACCGGCGTGGTCGTGCGCTCCTTCGCATGGCTGATCATCCTCGGCCGCAACGGGGTGCTGAACAACAGCCTCGAATGGCTCGGCGTGATCGAGCGGCCGTTGTCGCTGCTCTACACCCAGACCTCGGTGGTGCTGGCGCTGATCTACATCTTCATTCCGCTGATGATCCTCGTGCTGATCGGCGTGCTCGAGAACATCCCCGACGATCTTTTGCAGGCCTCCGCATCGCTCGGCGCCTCGCCGACCCGGACCTTCGTGCAGGTGGTCCTGCCGCTGGCCACGCCGGGGCTGATCGTGGGGGCCGTGCTGGTCTTCACCGCCAGCTTCACCTCCTACGCGACGCCGCACCTGCTTGGCGGGACCCGGCAGATGACCATGGGCACCTTCCTGCACCAGCGCGCGATGACTTCCTTCGACTGGACCAGCGCCTCGACCGTGGCGGCGATCATGGTGGTGGTGATCGTCACCACCGTGCTCGTGATGACGCGGCTGGCCAAGCGCCTCAACCCGATGGCCTCCTGA
- a CDS encoding M20 aminoacylase family protein, which yields MSTPLDLDEKEHAMLVDLRHDLHAHPELGFEEERTSEIVAGKLAEAGITVHRGLGKTGVVGTLTVGNGTGRIALRADMDALAMPETGNPPYKSTVPGKMHACGHDGHTTMLLGAARHLAATRNFSGTVHFIFQPAEEGRGGARAMIEDGFFERFPVDRVYGLHNMPGLDPDEMAVVSGPQLASSDSWDVTFTGVGTHGAKPHLGRDPITAAGQFLSSIHSIVARVVDPLQPAVVSACALEAGDFKALNVIPNDVRIAGTARAYTPEVRDQLEAKIGTLAHGIAQAFGVSARYNFIRRIPPVVNDAEATSRALAAAQTALGERRVRTEFPPSTAGDDFSFFSQEVPGCFVWLGNGPARDGALHHNTGYDFNDAAITPGVAFWSKLVEMELSA from the coding sequence ATGTCTACGCCCCTCGATCTCGACGAAAAAGAACACGCGATGCTGGTGGACTTGCGCCACGATCTCCATGCGCATCCGGAGTTAGGTTTCGAAGAGGAGCGCACGTCCGAGATCGTCGCGGGCAAACTGGCCGAGGCGGGCATCACCGTGCATCGCGGGCTTGGCAAGACCGGCGTCGTCGGAACGCTCACCGTAGGCAATGGCACCGGGCGCATCGCGCTGCGCGCCGACATGGACGCGCTGGCCATGCCCGAGACGGGCAACCCGCCCTACAAATCCACCGTGCCGGGCAAGATGCACGCCTGCGGCCACGACGGGCATACCACCATGCTGCTCGGCGCCGCGCGGCACCTGGCGGCGACGCGAAATTTCTCGGGGACGGTGCATTTCATCTTCCAGCCCGCCGAGGAGGGCCGCGGCGGGGCGCGCGCGATGATCGAGGACGGCTTTTTCGAGCGCTTCCCCGTCGACCGTGTCTACGGGCTGCACAACATGCCCGGGCTGGACCCCGACGAGATGGCCGTGGTCTCCGGCCCGCAGCTGGCCTCGTCAGACAGTTGGGACGTGACCTTCACCGGCGTCGGCACTCACGGCGCCAAGCCGCACCTCGGCCGTGACCCGATCACGGCGGCAGGGCAGTTCCTGTCCTCGATCCATTCCATCGTGGCGCGTGTCGTCGACCCGCTGCAACCTGCGGTCGTCAGCGCCTGCGCGCTGGAGGCGGGGGATTTCAAGGCGCTCAACGTGATCCCCAACGACGTGCGCATCGCCGGCACCGCGCGCGCCTATACGCCCGAGGTCCGCGACCAGTTGGAGGCCAAGATCGGCACGCTGGCCCATGGCATCGCGCAGGCCTTCGGGGTGAGCGCGCGCTACAACTTCATCCGCCGCATCCCGCCGGTGGTGAACGACGCCGAGGCCACGTCCCGCGCTTTGGCCGCGGCGCAGACGGCACTCGGCGAGCGCCGCGTCCGCACGGAGTTTCCGCCGTCCACCGCGGGCGACGACTTCTCCTTCTTCTCGCAGGAGGTGCCGGGGTGCTTCGTCTGGTTGGGCAACGGTCCGGCCCGCGACGGGGCGCTGCACCACAACACCGGCTACGACTTCAACGACGCCGCGATCACGCCCGGCGTGGCCTTCTGGTCGAAACTGGTCGAGATGGAATTGTCCGCCTAG
- a CDS encoding ABC transporter substrate-binding protein: protein MKKLNISRIAAVSSAALLAASPALAQDRTFTVSWWGFNGDALQEIIIEPFQEMCDCEVIFETGNNSDRLSRLQLRGGEGVDVIYLTDRFSQLGIELGLFQPIDRAQVPNIDELYDLAQAPQGEYGPAYSIGRVGIVYNADEVESPITSWDDLWREDLQGSISLPGITTTAGPMVVLRAGARAGVDAYEDPDAAFAEVAELQPNVLTNYNTGSEMINLFSTGEITVSMAQDFALGRLQAAVPSVVWADLEDGAIATLNTINIPTGSENVELAHQFLNFVLSEEIQHTLAVRGVDAPVNAGVDLTEEEAAPWTYGDEMISSLNRIDYVPLNANLDEWINRWNEIFGM from the coding sequence ATGAAAAAACTGAACATTTCGCGCATCGCGGCGGTATCCTCCGCGGCGCTTCTGGCGGCATCGCCCGCACTGGCGCAGGACCGCACCTTCACGGTGTCGTGGTGGGGCTTCAACGGCGACGCGCTGCAAGAGATCATCATCGAGCCGTTCCAGGAGATGTGCGACTGCGAGGTCATCTTCGAGACCGGCAACAACTCCGACCGCCTGAGCCGCCTGCAGTTGCGCGGTGGCGAAGGGGTGGACGTGATCTACCTGACCGACCGCTTCTCGCAGCTCGGCATCGAGCTTGGCCTGTTCCAGCCGATCGACCGCGCGCAGGTGCCCAACATCGACGAGCTCTATGACCTCGCACAGGCCCCGCAGGGCGAATACGGCCCGGCCTATTCCATCGGTCGCGTCGGCATCGTCTACAACGCCGACGAGGTGGAATCGCCGATCACGTCCTGGGATGACCTGTGGCGTGAGGACCTTCAGGGCTCCATCTCGCTGCCGGGCATCACCACCACGGCAGGCCCCATGGTCGTGCTGCGCGCCGGCGCCCGCGCCGGGGTCGACGCCTACGAGGACCCGGACGCGGCCTTCGCCGAAGTGGCCGAGCTGCAGCCCAACGTGCTGACCAACTACAACACCGGCTCCGAGATGATTAACCTCTTCTCCACCGGCGAGATCACCGTCTCCATGGCGCAGGACTTCGCGCTCGGTCGCCTGCAGGCCGCCGTGCCCTCCGTCGTCTGGGCCGATCTCGAGGATGGCGCCATCGCCACGCTCAACACAATCAACATCCCCACCGGGTCCGAGAACGTCGAGCTGGCACACCAGTTTCTCAACTTCGTGCTCTCCGAAGAGATCCAGCACACGCTGGCCGTGCGTGGCGTCGATGCGCCGGTGAACGCGGGCGTCGATCTGACCGAGGAAGAGGCCGCCCCGTGGACCTACGGAGATGAGATGATCTCCAGCCTGAACCGCATCGACTACGTGCCGCTCAACGCGAACCTCGATGAGTGGATCAACCGCTGGAACGAGATCTTCGGCATGTAA
- a CDS encoding GNAT family N-acetyltransferase, protein MPIETAPCAPDDPMLRRIIALHQAHGAEDYPDESQHNMDGDTLAAEGVRMFVAKANGQPFAMGGWKPFGASLAEMKSVHVLAEARGLGVGMKIVAALIDDAREAGCTRMYLETGALEAHAAARNLYKRAGFTRCAPFGDYRDDPNSAFMCRDL, encoded by the coding sequence ATGCCCATAGAGACGGCCCCCTGCGCCCCTGACGACCCGATGCTGCGCCGGATCATCGCGCTGCATCAGGCCCATGGCGCGGAGGATTATCCGGACGAGAGCCAGCACAACATGGATGGCGACACGCTGGCCGCCGAGGGCGTGCGGATGTTCGTCGCAAAGGCCAACGGGCAGCCCTTCGCCATGGGGGGCTGGAAGCCTTTCGGCGCCTCGCTCGCCGAGATGAAATCGGTCCATGTTCTGGCGGAGGCGCGCGGCCTTGGGGTCGGCATGAAGATCGTCGCCGCCCTGATCGACGACGCGCGCGAGGCGGGCTGCACCCGGATGTACCTCGAAACCGGGGCTCTCGAGGCCCATGCCGCCGCCCGCAACCTCTACAAGCGCGCCGGGTTCACCCGCTGCGCGCCGTTCGGCGATTACCGCGACGACCCCAATTCGGCCTTCATGTGCCGCGATCTCTGA
- a CDS encoding ABC transporter permease: protein MTNRIHPLLILMTILVYIFLLGPLIIIFGASVSDTTFLAFPPQGLTLHWFENIWEISAFRRTIVTSLQVAFLGTFFALLIGIPAAYALNRHRIHLPGWLSTLFVLPILVPEIVIGFSLLRSVNVGLGAPVFATLLIGHTLLVLPYVVRVISASLASFDFSIEEAAISLGSHPVKSFFTIVLPNIRSGVIAAFILAFITSINDVSVSLFLTGPGISTLPIQILAHVEQFFDPTVASVSVLLMGLTIIVMVIVERTLGLTIVAK, encoded by the coding sequence ATGACAAACCGCATCCACCCGCTGCTGATCCTGATGACCATTCTGGTCTACATCTTCCTGCTCGGCCCGCTGATCATCATCTTTGGGGCCTCGGTCTCGGACACCACCTTCCTCGCCTTCCCGCCCCAGGGGCTGACGCTGCACTGGTTCGAGAACATCTGGGAGATTTCGGCCTTCCGCCGCACCATCGTCACCTCCCTGCAGGTGGCCTTCCTCGGCACCTTCTTCGCGCTACTGATCGGCATTCCCGCGGCCTACGCGCTGAACCGGCACCGCATTCACCTGCCGGGCTGGCTCTCGACGCTCTTCGTGCTGCCGATCCTCGTGCCCGAGATCGTCATCGGCTTCTCGCTGCTGCGCTCGGTCAACGTGGGCCTCGGCGCGCCGGTCTTTGCTACCCTGCTGATCGGCCACACGCTGCTGGTACTGCCCTACGTGGTCCGGGTGATCTCGGCCTCGCTGGCGTCGTTCGACTTCTCCATCGAGGAGGCGGCGATCTCGCTTGGCAGCCATCCGGTGAAGTCCTTCTTCACCATCGTGTTGCCGAACATCCGGTCCGGCGTGATCGCGGCCTTCATCCTGGCTTTCATCACCTCCATCAACGACGTGTCGGTGTCCCTGTTCCTGACCGGGCCGGGCATCTCCACGCTTCCGATCCAGATCCTCGCCCATGTCGAGCAGTTCTTCGACCCGACGGTCGCCTCCGTCTCGGTCCTGCTCATGGGTCTGACCATCATCGTCATGGTTATCGTCGAGCGCACGCTCGGCCTGACCATCGTGGCGAAATAG
- a CDS encoding amidohydrolase family protein, with amino-acid sequence MKTLLTNAWIIAVDAAMTEYQRGWLLVEDGTIAAMGEGAAPEAPGAEVRDMGGDIVMPGMVNPHCHMAMSLFRGLGEDVDDRLFRYMLPLERKFVSPEMVRAGSTLSALEMIMGGVTCVADMYYHETEVADVLHHSGMRGVVGQTLADFDPPDHASFDEGFALCDALVAHCEGLPRVTASIAPHAPYSTGRAVLERVVDWHEANPETVIQIHLAETEPEAAWAAETHGMSTTAVCDAAGLLKPGTVAAHCLLVDDADIETLTRTGTGVAHNARSNGKAGRGMARVEDMRRAGIPVGIATDGPMSGNTLDLFSQFGVVSIFAKVLGHSRKPLPTREVIRMATVEGARVLGLDAVTGSLEVGKRADLIRVDISAPRMQPIYDPYSVLVFATKPDDVRDVMVDGRWLMRDRAVETLEQAKVLADANEVAGQFRAEIAAIDAARAAAEG; translated from the coding sequence ATGAAGACCCTCCTGACCAACGCCTGGATCATCGCGGTGGACGCCGCGATGACCGAATACCAACGGGGCTGGCTGCTGGTCGAGGACGGCACCATCGCCGCCATGGGAGAGGGTGCTGCGCCCGAAGCGCCGGGGGCCGAGGTCCGCGACATGGGCGGGGACATCGTCATGCCGGGCATGGTGAACCCCCATTGCCACATGGCCATGTCGCTGTTCCGGGGCCTTGGCGAAGACGTCGACGACCGCCTGTTCCGATACATGCTGCCGCTGGAGCGCAAGTTCGTTTCGCCCGAAATGGTACGCGCGGGCTCCACCCTGTCGGCGTTGGAGATGATCATGGGCGGCGTCACCTGCGTCGCCGACATGTACTACCACGAGACCGAAGTGGCCGACGTCCTCCACCACTCGGGCATGCGCGGCGTCGTGGGCCAGACCCTTGCCGATTTCGACCCGCCCGATCATGCGAGCTTCGATGAAGGCTTCGCCCTCTGCGACGCGCTGGTGGCCCATTGCGAAGGCCTGCCGCGCGTCACTGCCTCCATCGCGCCCCACGCGCCCTATTCCACCGGCCGCGCTGTGCTGGAACGTGTCGTCGACTGGCACGAAGCAAACCCTGAAACGGTGATCCAGATCCATCTGGCCGAGACCGAACCGGAAGCCGCCTGGGCCGCCGAGACCCACGGCATGAGCACGACGGCCGTCTGCGACGCGGCGGGGCTCCTGAAGCCCGGCACCGTGGCGGCCCATTGCCTGCTGGTCGATGACGCCGATATCGAGACGCTGACCCGCACTGGCACCGGCGTCGCCCACAACGCGCGCTCCAACGGCAAGGCGGGGCGCGGCATGGCGCGGGTCGAGGACATGCGCCGCGCCGGTATCCCGGTGGGCATCGCCACCGACGGCCCGATGAGCGGCAATACCCTAGATCTCTTCTCGCAGTTCGGCGTCGTTTCGATCTTCGCCAAGGTTCTCGGCCATTCCCGCAAGCCGCTGCCCACCCGCGAGGTGATCCGCATGGCGACCGTGGAAGGCGCGCGGGTGCTCGGACTGGATGCCGTGACCGGCTCGCTCGAAGTCGGCAAGCGCGCGGACCTGATCCGCGTTGATATCTCGGCGCCCCGTATGCAGCCGATCTACGATCCCTATTCGGTGCTCGTCTTCGCCACCAAGCCCGACGATGTGCGCGATGTCATGGTCGACGGTCGCTGGCTGATGCGCGACCGCGCGGTGGAAACGCTGGAGCAGGCCAAGGTGCTGGCCGATGCCAACGAGGTCGCCGGCCAGTTCCGCGCCGAGATCGCCGCCATCGACGCCGCCCGCGCGGCGGCGGAGGGTTGA
- a CDS encoding ABC transporter ATP-binding protein, whose protein sequence is MTLPLSIDQITAHYGKTKVLEDLSLHVGDGELVSLLGASGCGKTTTLRLVAGFMQPTSGAIRLGETDLTKLPAHGRDIGLVFQSYALFPHLSVMQNVAFGLKQRRLPSSEQRTRAMQMLDRVGLSHLADRLPGELSGGQKQRVALARALVIEPPLLMFDEPLSNLDAKLRVDMRVEIRELQRANGTTALYVTHDQEEAFSISDRVAIMNQGRIMQLDTPETLYQRPANSFVARFVGFENLIDLKVTARDGDRVTAVAEDGATLTLSQERMGAIPDAFILATRPDGLTVTDDEGAEGLPATLGLRTYLGRAYQYQCQTGSGQLLANSSLATPFEPGAKVTLVPNPDQCAILQPE, encoded by the coding sequence ATGACACTGCCCCTTTCCATTGACCAGATCACGGCGCACTACGGCAAGACCAAGGTGCTGGAGGACCTGTCGCTTCACGTTGGCGACGGTGAGCTCGTCTCGCTTTTGGGTGCCTCGGGTTGCGGCAAGACCACGACCCTGCGGCTTGTTGCCGGGTTCATGCAGCCCACCAGCGGCGCGATCCGCCTGGGCGAGACTGACCTGACGAAGTTGCCTGCCCATGGCCGGGACATCGGTCTCGTGTTCCAGAGCTACGCCTTGTTCCCGCATCTGTCGGTGATGCAGAACGTGGCCTTCGGCCTGAAACAGCGCCGGCTGCCCTCCTCCGAGCAGCGCACCCGTGCCATGCAGATGCTCGACCGCGTGGGCCTCTCGCACCTCGCCGATCGCCTGCCCGGAGAGCTCTCCGGTGGCCAGAAGCAGCGCGTGGCGCTTGCCCGCGCGCTGGTTATCGAGCCGCCGCTCCTGATGTTCGACGAGCCGCTCTCCAACCTCGACGCCAAGCTGCGCGTCGACATGCGGGTGGAGATCCGCGAGCTGCAGCGTGCCAACGGCACCACCGCGCTCTACGTGACCCACGACCAGGAAGAGGCCTTCTCGATCTCCGACCGCGTTGCGATCATGAACCAGGGCCGGATCATGCAGCTCGACACGCCCGAGACGCTCTACCAGCGCCCGGCCAACAGTTTCGTCGCCCGTTTCGTGGGGTTTGAGAACCTGATCGACCTGAAGGTGACGGCCCGCGACGGCGACAGGGTCACTGCCGTCGCCGAGGATGGCGCCACGCTGACCCTTTCGCAGGAACGCATGGGTGCGATCCCCGATGCCTTCATCCTCGCCACCCGGCCCGATGGTCTGACCGTCACCGACGACGAGGGTGCCGAGGGCCTGCCCGCCACGCTCGGCCTGCGCACCTACCTCGGCCGCGCCTACCAGTACCAGTGCCAGACCGGCAGCGGGCAACTGCTCGCCAACAGCTCGCTGGCCACGCCCTTCGAGCCGGGTGCCAAGGTGACGCTGGTGCCGAACCCGGACCAATGCGCGATCCTGCAGCCGGAATGA